Proteins encoded in a region of the Acetomicrobium sp. S15 = DSM 107314 genome:
- the ffh gene encoding signal recognition particle protein, with translation MFEGLRERLEGAFSRLRSKGKLTEADVEEALREVRRALLEADVNYKVVKEFTSRLKERAVGRAVLDSITPAQQVLAIVYEELISLMGGGAEPLAVASNPPTLYMLVGLQGSGKTSTAVKLAKRLSSGHRPMVVACDLQRPAAVEQLKVLASEAKIPCFAPYTSGDPLRVAEEAMSYARDRLVDVIIFDTAGRLHVDEALMDELAKMKALLSPHEILLVVDAMTGQEAVNVALTFKERLSITGAILTKLDGDARGGAALAIRAATGVPVRLVGVGEHLDDLEVFDAARMAQRILGMGDVAGLVEKIQSTADMGEAERLAKSLKENRFTMEEVLLQIRQLQKLGPLEKVLEMVPLPGKLKQLKGVEVDPKRLKHVEAVILSMTPEERRRPEIIKGSRRRRIAQGSGTSVQLVNQVLKQYEEMKGIWKRLNKGKAKGFKLPKELFQ, from the coding sequence ATGTTTGAGGGTTTAAGAGAGCGCCTGGAGGGTGCGTTTTCCAGGCTGAGAAGCAAGGGAAAACTCACGGAGGCCGACGTGGAGGAGGCGCTTCGAGAGGTGAGGCGCGCCCTTCTTGAAGCCGACGTGAACTATAAGGTCGTAAAGGAATTCACGTCGCGCCTGAAAGAAAGAGCTGTAGGACGAGCCGTCCTCGATTCAATCACGCCTGCTCAACAAGTCCTCGCCATAGTATATGAGGAGCTCATCTCACTCATGGGCGGAGGGGCAGAGCCTCTCGCTGTCGCTTCGAACCCGCCAACCCTTTATATGCTCGTGGGGCTTCAAGGTTCCGGCAAGACTTCGACGGCCGTAAAGCTCGCGAAGCGCTTATCTTCCGGTCATAGGCCGATGGTTGTGGCCTGCGACCTGCAAAGGCCTGCGGCGGTAGAGCAGCTCAAGGTTTTGGCGAGCGAGGCGAAAATACCCTGTTTTGCGCCTTATACGTCAGGCGACCCTCTTAGGGTGGCCGAAGAGGCTATGTCGTATGCGCGAGATCGGCTCGTAGATGTTATTATATTCGATACGGCTGGTCGTCTTCATGTGGACGAGGCGCTCATGGATGAACTGGCTAAAATGAAGGCTCTCCTCTCCCCTCATGAGATTTTGCTCGTAGTGGATGCCATGACGGGGCAAGAGGCGGTAAACGTAGCCTTGACATTTAAAGAGCGTCTGTCTATTACAGGGGCAATATTGACAAAGCTCGACGGCGATGCACGGGGCGGCGCTGCCTTGGCGATAAGGGCAGCGACAGGGGTTCCAGTGAGGCTCGTGGGTGTTGGGGAACACTTGGACGATCTGGAAGTCTTTGACGCCGCCCGGATGGCCCAGCGCATCTTGGGAATGGGAGACGTAGCCGGCCTTGTGGAGAAGATCCAGTCCACTGCCGACATGGGCGAAGCGGAGCGTTTGGCCAAGAGCTTAAAGGAAAACCGTTTTACTATGGAAGAGGTGTTGCTTCAGATTCGACAACTTCAGAAGCTTGGCCCTCTGGAAAAGGTCCTGGAGATGGTTCCTCTGCCTGGCAAGCTAAAACAGTTGAAAGGCGTAGAGGTGGACCCTAAGAGGCTTAAACATGTGGAAGCTGTTATACTCTCTATGACGCCGGAGGAGAGACGGCGCCCTGAAATCATCAAGGGAAGCCGCAGGCGCCGGATAGCGCAGGGGTCAGGCACGAGTGTT